One region of Vicia villosa cultivar HV-30 ecotype Madison, WI unplaced genomic scaffold, Vvil1.0 ctg.000251F_1_1, whole genome shotgun sequence genomic DNA includes:
- the LOC131625931 gene encoding cell division cycle 20.1, cofactor of APC complex-like, with product MDSRYPFQQRRNTSSQDNLDRFIPNRSAMDFGYAHYMLTEGRKENNISVPEVISPSTQAYRKRLAEACDLNERTRILAFKNKPPSRLQLIPKEILSPPPQSKPKPSIPKTCLRTLDAPDMLDHFSLNLLDWGTANVLAIALQDTVYLWNDSNSSVSELVTVHEEHGPVASLSWASDGRHLAIGLNNSHVQIWDSIANKKLRTLKGGHSATVGSLAWNNHILTTGGMDGKILNNDVRVRSPIVQTYRGHSQEVCGLKWSPSRQQLASGGNDNVVHIWDRSMASSNSPTRCLHRFEEHGAAVKALAWCPYQANLLASGGGDGDQCIKIWNTHTGARLKSVDTGSQVCSLLWNKNERELLSSHGFPQNQLILWKYPSMAKMAELNGHTSRVLYMTQSPDGCTVASAAADETLRFWSVFKGPATDKDTEPFANFNLIR from the exons ATGGATTCTCGTTACCCTTTCCAACAACGCCGAAACACTTCTTCTCAGGATAAC TTGGATAGGTTTATTCCAAATCGCTCCGCAATGGATTTCGGTTACGCGCACTACATGCTGACGGAAGGTCGTAAGGAAAACAACATTTCGGTTCCAGAGGTCATTTCACCCTCCACACAAGCCTACCGTAAACGCCTTGCGGAAGCCTGTGACCTCAATGAAAGAACTCGAATTCTGGCTTTCAAGAACAAGCCTCCATCACGGCTACAACTCATACCTAAAGAAATTCTCTCACCTCCTCCTCAGTCCAAACCAAAACCATCCATTCCTAAG ACATGTTTGAGAACCTTGGATGCCCCTGATATGTTGGACCACTTTTCCTTGAATTTACTAGATTGGGGTACAGCCAATGTCCTCGCAATTGCCCTTCAGGATACCGTTTATTTGTGGAATGATTCAAACAGTTCCGTTTCAGAACTTGTCACCGTCCACGAGGAACACGGTCCTGTCGCAAGTCTTAGCTGGGCCTCAGATGGTCGCCATTTAGCCATTGGTTTGAACAATTCCCATGTTCAGATATGGGATTCCATTGCTAATAAAAAG CTAAGGACATTAAAGGGTGGGCACAGCGCAACAGTGGGTTCATTGGCTTGGAACAATCATATTCTGACAACAGGAGGAATGGATGGTAAAATATTAAACAATGATGTTAGAGTGAGGTCTCCCATTGTTCAAACTTACAGGGGACACAGCCAGGAAGTTTGTGGACTCAAGTGGTCGCCCTCAAGACAACAATTGGCGAGTGGTGGAAACGATAATGTTGTCCACATATGGGATAGGTCCATGGCTTCTTCAAATTCACCTACTCGGTGCCTTCATAGATTTGAGGAACACGGAGCTGCTGTCAAGGCATTAGCTTGGTGTCCTTATCAGGCTAATCTATTGGCTTCTGGAGGAGGTGACGGTGATCAATGCATTAAGATATGGAACACACATACAGGTGCAAGGTTGAAATCGGTTGACACGGGATCGCAAGTATGTTCTCTGCTATGGAACAAGAACGAGCGTGAGCTTCTTAGCTCACACGGGTTCCCTCAGAACCAGCTTATCCTTTGGAAGTATCCTTCCATGGCTAAGATGGCGGAGCTCAACGGACACACCTCAAGGGTGCTGTATATGACGCAGAGTCCAGATGGGTGTACTGTGGCATCTGCAGCAGCAGATGAGACTCTTAGATTTTGGAGTGTTTTTAAAGGTCCAGCAACAGACAAAGATACTGAGCCGTTTGCAAATTTCAACCTTATCCGTTAA